GCCAAACCTTTTGACAGCGAGGTTCTGCTGGCCCGCGTCAACGCGGTGATGGCCAGTGCAGACCGAGTTCGGGTTCGAGCGCTGCCGACGTGTCCTGAGTGTGGGCAGGAAACCAAACCCGAGGCGCGACCCGAACTGGAGCAACGCATTCGCGGCATTGTCATGGAGCATCTGGACGACCCCGAGCTCAGCGTCAGCAGTATCGCGTCGGCCCTGGGGATGAGTCGATCCAACCTGTTTCGCCAGGTGAAAAGCGAGCTGCAGACGACGCCCACGCTGCTCATTCGACGCATTCGGCTGGAAGCCGCCCGCGCATGGCTGGACGACATGGATCTATCGATCTCGGAAATTGGCTACGGCGCGGGTTTCTCTTCGCTCTCCAGCTTCGGGCGGGCGTTTCGAGAGCAGTATGGGATCAGCGCGTCCGCCTACCGCCAACGCCAGTCGGCACCGCGCGCTGAAGCGGAAGAAGCCGATGCCGGGACGGTGTAAGCCAAACCGCAAGGTTCGGTGGCCGTGGCCGCCGGGTTGCTGAACCGAAGCGAACGCCCATGACCCGAAAGACTCATCTGGCCTGGAGCCTGACAGCTCTGCTGGCCGTGCTGCTGGCGGGCTACCAGCTCGAGGGAGCCCGGGCAGGGCTGACAATCACCGATATGCGCGTCGGCAGCACGCCGGTGACACGCTACCAGCTACCGGAGCAGCGGGGACCGCTCGTCGTGGTCGCCCACGGTTTTGCCGGTTCCCGACAGCTGATGCACACCTTTTCCCTGAACCTGGCTCGGTCCGGCTACATCGTTTTGGCCTTTGACTTTGAGGGCCATGGTCGTAACCCGCGACCGATGTCGGGCGACGTGACCCAGATCGATGGCACGACGGCGCTTCTCGTTGCCGAAACCCGGCGGGTGCTGGAAGCGGGCCGATCGTTGCCGCAAGTTGATGGGCGTGCGGCACTGCTGGGTCACTCGATGGCAACCGACATCATCGTCCGTGCCGCCGCGGAGGAAAGACTGGAAGGTCAGCCGGTGGAAGCAGTTGTAGCCATCTCCATGTTCTCCGAAGCGGTGACGGCACAGACTCCGGAGCGCCTGCTGATGATCACCGGTCAGTTCGAGTCGTACCTACGGGAGGCGGCACTCGCGGCACTTCATCAGGTCGATCCAAACGCGAAGGCGGGCGAAACTATTCGTTCCGGTTCGGTAGAACGTCGCGCGGTGGTGGCGCCTCGGGTAGAACACGTTGGCGTGCTCTATAGCGACACGGCTGTCGAAGAAGCCCGACAATGGCTGGATCGCTCCTTCGACCTCAGCAGCACCGCAGCCTTAATTTCTCTGGGGCTATGGATTCTTCTGCTGCTGATTTCGGTGGTGCTGCTTTTGCGCCCGCTGGCCCACAGTTTAGCTGCGGACCCGTCGCCGTTGCCGGCGTTACCACGGGGCAGGTTTTTGCTCGCCGCATGGCTGCCGGCGGTGCTGGTGCCGCTGGTCGCCACCGCGGTCTACGTGCAGTTCCTGCCCGTGCTTGTCGCCGACTATCTGATGATTCATTTGGTGCTATACGGACTGCTCCAATGGCTGCTGCTGGGTGCCCCCTGGTCCTCGCTGCGAAAGCTATCGCTGTGGGGAACGGCCCTGCTCGTTGTCTGGGGCATCGGCGCATTTGGGTTTGCGCTGGACCGCTATGCCGCCAGCTTTTTTCCCACGGCGGAACGCCTGCCGCTGATCGGCGTGCTCGCACTCGGCACGGTGCCGTTTATGGTTGGCGACAGCGCGATCACTCAGGCTGGGCGAGCGAACATCTGGCGCCGTGTCGGGGCGCGGGTCCCGTTCTTTGCGTCACTGGTGGCAGCGGCAGCGCTGGATCCGGAGCGACTGACTTTTGTGCTGATCGTCCTCCCGGTCATCGTATTGTTTTTTGTCGTCCAGGGATTGATGGGCCGCTGGATAGGCCAGCGCAGCGGC
The nucleotide sequence above comes from Pseudomonadota bacterium. Encoded proteins:
- a CDS encoding alpha/beta fold hydrolase — translated: MTRKTHLAWSLTALLAVLLAGYQLEGARAGLTITDMRVGSTPVTRYQLPEQRGPLVVVAHGFAGSRQLMHTFSLNLARSGYIVLAFDFEGHGRNPRPMSGDVTQIDGTTALLVAETRRVLEAGRSLPQVDGRAALLGHSMATDIIVRAAAEERLEGQPVEAVVAISMFSEAVTAQTPERLLMITGQFESYLREAALAALHQVDPNAKAGETIRSGSVERRAVVAPRVEHVGVLYSDTAVEEARQWLDRSFDLSSTAALISLGLWILLLLISVVLLLRPLAHSLAADPSPLPALPRGRFLLAAWLPAVLVPLVATAVYVQFLPVLVADYLMIHLVLYGLLQWLLLGAPWSSLRKLSLWGTALLVVWGIGAFGFALDRYAASFFPTAERLPLIGVLALGTVPFMVGDSAITQAGRANIWRRVGARVPFFASLVAAAALDPERLTFVLIVLPVIVLFFVVQGLMGRWIGQRSGAAAAGLGLGLCLAWALGVSFPLFAGS